From Gemmatimonadaceae bacterium, the proteins below share one genomic window:
- a CDS encoding AarF/ABC1/UbiB kinase family protein — protein sequence MHTIRVLLALGPLALSFVRDYRRWLWFGRPVTRTPEFHRRRARRLVARVVALGPTFVKLAQVFSARADLIPEPYLSELASLTDQVPPVPWPEIERQMREAYGVEPSQVFEALDTTPIAAASLGQVHRARWRGRDVAVKVLRPGVEQAVARDLVSARAIALRLARRWPVPHVLGVQALVEEFATRIGEEMDFRLEAEYATEVRANFATNPRVVIPEVMHELTRQRVLVLQFIEGRRVDRLPPDSADAMRLAGLVLEVYVQMMLVDGLFHADPHAGNLLLSTDGRLVLLDFGMMVRVPAHLRLALIRTVFASIRRDPAAVADGFRRLGLIAPGADPGEILRLSEVLVELSIKRSTTKERMETMLADQVMTSLYDFPVILPRDLVYFARTAALIEGIGTRYDPYFNGITVGTPIVMRMRSRILQSLGEKADPSLEELAALAGWAVGTAWRRVRESLGPWIESTAAPH from the coding sequence GTGCACACGATTCGAGTCCTCCTCGCTCTCGGGCCACTGGCCCTCTCGTTCGTCCGCGACTACCGCCGCTGGCTGTGGTTCGGGCGACCGGTGACGCGCACACCGGAGTTTCATCGCCGACGCGCGCGGCGCCTCGTCGCGCGCGTGGTCGCGCTGGGCCCAACCTTCGTGAAACTCGCGCAGGTGTTCAGCGCGCGGGCCGACCTCATTCCCGAGCCATACCTCAGCGAACTTGCTTCGCTGACCGATCAGGTGCCGCCCGTTCCCTGGCCCGAGATCGAGCGCCAGATGCGCGAGGCCTACGGCGTCGAACCGTCGCAGGTGTTTGAGGCGTTGGACACGACGCCGATCGCCGCAGCGTCCCTCGGCCAGGTGCACCGCGCCCGCTGGCGTGGCCGCGATGTCGCCGTGAAGGTGCTGCGGCCCGGCGTGGAGCAGGCGGTGGCGCGCGACCTCGTCAGCGCGCGAGCGATTGCCTTGCGCTTGGCACGACGCTGGCCCGTGCCACACGTGCTCGGCGTCCAGGCGCTGGTGGAAGAGTTTGCCACGCGCATCGGCGAAGAAATGGACTTTCGGCTCGAGGCCGAGTACGCGACCGAAGTGCGCGCGAACTTCGCAACGAACCCACGCGTGGTGATTCCCGAGGTGATGCACGAGCTGACACGGCAGCGTGTGCTGGTGCTGCAGTTCATCGAGGGCCGCCGTGTTGACCGCCTGCCGCCCGACTCGGCGGACGCCATGCGCCTGGCCGGACTGGTGCTGGAGGTCTACGTGCAGATGATGCTGGTGGACGGCCTGTTCCACGCCGACCCACACGCCGGCAACCTGCTGCTCTCCACCGACGGCCGGCTTGTCCTGCTCGACTTCGGAATGATGGTGCGGGTGCCGGCGCACCTGCGGCTCGCGCTGATCCGCACGGTCTTCGCCTCGATCCGCCGCGACCCGGCGGCGGTCGCCGATGGCTTCCGCCGCCTCGGCCTCATCGCGCCTGGCGCCGACCCCGGCGAGATCCTGCGCCTGTCCGAGGTGTTGGTGGAGCTGAGCATCAAGCGCAGCACCACGAAGGAACGCATGGAGACGATGCTCGCCGACCAGGTGATGACTTCGCTCTATGACTTCCCGGTCATCCTCCCGCGCGACCTCGTGTACTTCGCGCGCACGGCAGCGCTGATCGAAGGCATCGGCACGCGCTACGATCCCTACTTCAACGGGATCACGGTCGGCACGCCAATCGTGATGCGGATGCGCAGCCGCATCCTGCAGTCGCTGGGTGAGAAGGCCGACCCGAGCCTCGAGGAGCTGGCGGCCCTGGCCGGCTGGGCGGTGGGCACGGCGTGGCGGCGTGTGCGGGAGTCGCTTGGCCCGTGGATCGAGAGCACGGCCGCGCCGCACTAG
- a CDS encoding PilZ domain-containing protein yields MAETEQRREYYRLEYPVIERPSFVMKERRLEVSDLSERGVALVVTPETPVFPLGFELEGTIAFRHSTPLEVKGRVVRHQPGLICVQLVDQVVPWNNVLAEQRAILKRYSVVG; encoded by the coding sequence ATGGCTGAAACCGAGCAGCGCCGCGAGTACTATCGGCTGGAGTATCCGGTCATTGAGCGTCCGTCCTTCGTGATGAAGGAGCGGCGGCTTGAGGTATCCGACCTCTCCGAACGTGGCGTTGCCCTGGTAGTGACGCCTGAGACGCCGGTGTTCCCGCTCGGCTTCGAGCTTGAGGGCACCATTGCCTTCCGACACTCGACGCCGCTTGAGGTGAAGGGGCGCGTGGTCCGCCATCAACCCGGCTTGATCTGCGTGCAACTGGTGGACCAAGTCGTGCCGTGGAACAACGTGCTCGCCGAGCAGCGCGCCATCCTCAAGCGCTACAGCGTCGTCGGCTGA
- a CDS encoding alanine racemase — protein sequence MTDILSLAEALAQLETPALLLDLERLDRNIARLGGHLAALGVPLRPHVKTAKSVPIIRRVLEGQPGGVTVSTLREAEACYQAGIPDLLYAVGLAPQKLPHVAALRARGASLTCILDSVAMATMVAEFAASRALSVPVLIEIDSDGHRSGVKPDAPELLQIAAALGDNLRGVLTHAGESYGCVTADAKRAMAEQERAAAVLAAERLRDAGFRCDTVSVGSTPTALFAERLDGVTEVRAGVYVFQDLVMAGIGVCDVDDIAISVLATVIGHQVKKGWLITDAGWMALSRDRGTATQAVDQGYGVVCDVLGQPIDGLVVHSANQEHGIVTARGGGACDLARFPIGTPLRILPNHACATAAQFGEYQVLADGALQVERWVRFNHW from the coding sequence ATGACCGACATTCTGTCGCTGGCCGAGGCCCTGGCCCAACTCGAAACACCCGCCTTGCTGCTCGACCTCGAGCGCCTCGACCGCAACATCGCGCGCCTGGGGGGGCACTTGGCTGCGCTGGGCGTTCCGTTGCGCCCTCACGTGAAGACCGCCAAGAGCGTGCCGATCATCCGACGCGTGCTCGAGGGGCAACCGGGTGGCGTCACCGTCTCCACGCTGCGCGAAGCCGAGGCCTGCTACCAGGCGGGCATTCCTGATCTCCTCTACGCAGTGGGCCTCGCGCCGCAGAAGCTCCCACACGTGGCCGCATTGCGCGCCCGGGGTGCGTCGCTGACCTGCATCCTCGATAGCGTCGCGATGGCTACGATGGTCGCGGAGTTCGCTGCATCCCGGGCACTCAGCGTCCCCGTGCTGATCGAGATCGACAGCGACGGGCACCGCTCCGGCGTAAAGCCCGATGCGCCCGAACTCCTTCAGATCGCGGCCGCGCTCGGCGACAACCTGCGAGGGGTGCTCACGCACGCCGGCGAGTCCTACGGCTGCGTGACCGCAGACGCGAAGCGTGCGATGGCGGAACAGGAGCGCGCCGCCGCGGTACTCGCCGCCGAACGGCTCCGCGACGCGGGCTTCCGCTGTGACACGGTCTCCGTGGGCTCGACCCCAACCGCGTTGTTCGCCGAGCGGCTCGATGGCGTCACGGAGGTGCGCGCGGGCGTTTACGTCTTCCAGGATCTGGTGATGGCGGGCATCGGTGTCTGCGACGTGGATGACATCGCCATCTCGGTGCTTGCCACGGTGATTGGACACCAGGTGAAGAAGGGATGGCTCATCACGGATGCGGGTTGGATGGCGCTCTCGCGCGACCGCGGCACGGCGACTCAGGCCGTGGACCAGGGCTATGGGGTGGTCTGCGACGTGCTTGGCCAGCCGATTGACGGGCTGGTGGTGCACAGCGCCAATCAGGAGCACGGAATTGTCACGGCGCGTGGTGGCGGCGCCTGCGATCTCGCGCGATTCCCCATCGGCACGCCACTGCGCATCCTCCCCAATCACGCCTGCGCCACGGCCGCGCAGTTCGGGGAGTACCAGGTGCTCGCCGATGGCGCGTTGCAGGTGGAGCGCTGGGTCCGCTTCAACCACTGGTAG
- a CDS encoding aminotransferase class V-fold PLP-dependent enzyme, producing the protein MTKIFPEDLAARLATRAIHAGQRPDATSGAIMPPIYQTSTYAQEALGVNKGYEYARGKNPTREALERNVAALEGAQHGFAFSSGMGCLNSLMMLFKTGDHIVIGANVYGGTFRLFDKLLQHFGLSFTWVDMRDPQHIADAMTKKTVAVMLETPTNPLMQLADIKAAAEIAKKAGALTIVDNTFATPIFQSPLLLGADIVWHSSTKYLNGHSDLIGGVAVTNNDELAAKIQFIANSAGAVPGPMDAWLTLRGTKTLALRMRAHDANGRQVADWLAKRVGAEQVFYPGLASHPQHELAKRQMSGFGGMVSVETGSKANANTIVTRLKVFTLAESLGGVESLVCQPAGMTHASVDPARRAEIGITDGLLRFSCGVEDPQDLLEDLEQAFKGL; encoded by the coding sequence ATGACCAAGATCTTCCCCGAAGACCTCGCCGCGCGACTCGCCACCCGCGCCATCCACGCCGGCCAACGCCCCGACGCTACCTCGGGCGCCATCATGCCCCCGATCTACCAGACCTCCACCTACGCGCAGGAAGCGCTGGGGGTCAACAAGGGCTACGAGTACGCGCGCGGCAAGAACCCAACCCGCGAGGCGCTCGAGCGCAACGTCGCCGCACTCGAAGGCGCGCAGCACGGCTTCGCGTTCTCGTCGGGGATGGGCTGCCTCAACTCCCTGATGATGCTGTTCAAGACGGGCGACCACATCGTCATCGGCGCCAACGTCTACGGCGGCACCTTCCGGCTCTTCGACAAGCTGCTGCAGCACTTCGGGCTGTCGTTCACCTGGGTGGACATGCGCGACCCGCAGCACATCGCCGACGCGATGACCAAGAAGACGGTCGCGGTGATGCTGGAGACGCCGACCAACCCGCTGATGCAGCTGGCCGACATCAAGGCCGCCGCCGAGATCGCCAAGAAGGCCGGCGCGCTCACCATCGTCGACAACACCTTCGCCACGCCAATCTTCCAGTCGCCGCTCCTGCTCGGCGCCGACATCGTCTGGCATTCGAGCACGAAGTACCTCAACGGCCACTCGGATCTCATCGGTGGCGTCGCCGTCACGAACAACGACGAACTCGCGGCGAAGATCCAGTTCATCGCAAACTCTGCAGGGGCAGTACCCGGCCCTATGGATGCCTGGCTCACCCTGCGCGGCACCAAGACGCTGGCGCTCCGCATGCGGGCCCACGATGCCAACGGCCGGCAGGTCGCCGATTGGCTGGCCAAGCGCGTCGGCGCCGAGCAGGTGTTCTATCCTGGGCTGGCCTCGCACCCGCAGCACGAACTGGCCAAGCGCCAGATGAGCGGCTTCGGCGGCATGGTCTCCGTCGAGACCGGCTCCAAGGCCAATGCCAACACGATCGTCACCCGCCTCAAGGTCTTCACGCTGGCCGAATCTTTGGGCGGTGTGGAATCGTTGGTATGTCAGCCGGCGGGGATGACACACGCCTCGGTGGACCCGGCGCGCCGCGCGGAGATCGGCATCACGGACGGCCTGCTCCGCTTCTCATGCGGCGTTGAGGACCCGCAGGACCTGCTCGAGGACCTCGAGCAGGCTTTCAAGGGGCTCTGA
- a CDS encoding M48 family metallopeptidase, translated as MARTILTDIASKTWEHPADRAALSAMRALPGFDTAVNAFAKAFGERGVRHLFTASAVRVGPTQRPQLDAMWTEVLQTLDWPTRPQLFVTASPNVNAGAVGFGEPFVVINSAAIEHLTADELRSILAHELGHVMSGHVTYRTIAQIILMLGIGNLPFLAGVAILPFQLAILEWYRKSELSCDRAALLGVQDPDLVLTTLMKLAGGREFGDTLNLDAFKEQSREYEYDDSAWDTVLKAINTAFQTHPFATIRAGELQRWTASGEYARILAGEYTRRADVKRGEGLGDDIKQGANYYADQAKAAAEKVGDTVKRARDAFTDAVRGASR; from the coding sequence ATGGCCCGCACCATCCTGACCGACATCGCGTCCAAGACCTGGGAGCATCCCGCGGACCGCGCCGCCCTCTCGGCGATGCGCGCCCTCCCTGGCTTCGACACCGCCGTCAACGCCTTCGCCAAGGCCTTCGGCGAGCGCGGCGTGCGCCATCTGTTCACTGCCAGCGCCGTGCGCGTGGGCCCCACGCAGCGTCCGCAGCTCGACGCGATGTGGACCGAGGTCCTGCAGACACTCGATTGGCCCACGCGGCCGCAGCTCTTCGTCACCGCCTCGCCCAACGTGAATGCGGGTGCGGTCGGCTTCGGCGAGCCCTTCGTCGTCATCAACTCGGCGGCCATCGAACACCTCACAGCCGACGAGCTGCGTTCGATCCTCGCGCACGAACTCGGCCACGTGATGAGCGGGCACGTCACGTATCGCACGATCGCGCAGATCATCCTGATGCTGGGCATCGGCAATCTGCCCTTCCTTGCCGGCGTGGCCATCCTGCCCTTCCAGCTCGCCATCCTCGAGTGGTACCGCAAGAGCGAGCTCTCCTGCGACCGCGCCGCGCTGCTCGGCGTGCAGGATCCCGACTTGGTGCTCACCACGCTGATGAAGCTGGCCGGCGGGCGCGAGTTCGGGGACACGCTCAATCTCGACGCTTTCAAGGAGCAGAGCCGCGAGTACGAGTACGACGACTCCGCCTGGGACACGGTGCTCAAGGCCATCAACACGGCCTTCCAGACGCATCCGTTCGCCACCATTCGCGCCGGTGAGTTGCAGCGCTGGACGGCGAGCGGCGAGTACGCGCGCATCCTCGCGGGCGAGTACACGCGCCGCGCCGACGTGAAGCGTGGCGAGGGCCTCGGCGACGACATCAAGCAGGGCGCCAACTACTACGCCGACCAGGCGAAGGCCGCCGCCGAGAAGGTTGGTGACACGGTCAAGCGCGCCCGCGATGCCTTCACCGACGCCGTGCGAGGCGCCAGCCGTTGA
- the purD gene encoding phosphoribosylamine--glycine ligase: protein MKILIVGGGGREHALAWKLKQDAPAAEIIAAPGNPGIAELGRCEAVSATDIAGLLALAQREAVAFTVVGPEAPLALGIVDRFRAAGLAVFGPTQDAARIETSKRFAKELMLKAGVPTASARTFTTIPEAKAEVRRLGAPVVVKASGIAAGKGVIVAQTPAEAEAAIDDMLDAKVFGDAGAEVLVEEFMEGEELSLFALTDGTHVLPMLAAQDHKRIGEGDTGPNTGGMGAYTPVSLATPALLAKVTEQILLPTLRAMRDAGCPFTGLLYAGLMLTKDGPKVVEFNCRFGDPETQAILPMLKSSLLAPMQAIAEGRSVESFQPFAWHPGAAVTTVVAAEGYPGSVRSGDVIALPAPCAGVTVFHAGTKRDAKSHELLTAGGRVVAVTAVAESLEKAQSLSGRSAADVRFEGRQYRRDIGWRELARMQ, encoded by the coding sequence TTGAAGATCCTGATCGTCGGCGGCGGGGGTCGCGAACACGCCCTCGCTTGGAAGCTCAAGCAGGACGCTCCCGCCGCCGAGATCATCGCGGCTCCTGGCAATCCCGGCATCGCCGAACTCGGGCGATGCGAGGCTGTCTCAGCGACTGACATCGCAGGCCTCCTCGCGCTGGCGCAGCGCGAAGCCGTGGCGTTTACCGTGGTCGGGCCGGAGGCGCCACTCGCGCTCGGCATCGTGGATCGCTTCCGCGCCGCCGGCCTCGCCGTGTTTGGCCCCACGCAGGACGCTGCGCGCATCGAGACCTCCAAGCGCTTCGCCAAGGAGTTGATGCTAAAGGCCGGCGTTCCCACGGCCTCCGCGCGCACGTTCACCACGATTCCCGAAGCAAAGGCCGAGGTCCGCCGACTCGGCGCACCCGTGGTCGTGAAGGCCAGCGGCATCGCCGCGGGCAAGGGCGTGATTGTTGCGCAGACGCCGGCCGAGGCTGAGGCAGCCATCGACGACATGCTCGACGCCAAGGTGTTCGGCGATGCGGGCGCCGAGGTGCTGGTCGAGGAGTTTATGGAGGGCGAGGAACTCTCGCTCTTTGCGCTCACCGACGGCACGCACGTCCTACCGATGCTCGCGGCGCAGGATCACAAGCGGATTGGCGAGGGCGATACTGGACCGAACACGGGCGGGATGGGCGCCTACACGCCAGTGTCGCTTGCGACGCCGGCACTGCTTGCGAAGGTGACAGAACAGATTCTGTTGCCCACACTCCGCGCCATGCGCGACGCGGGCTGTCCGTTCACCGGGCTGCTCTACGCCGGGCTGATGCTCACCAAGGACGGCCCCAAGGTCGTTGAGTTCAACTGCCGGTTCGGCGATCCCGAAACGCAGGCCATCCTGCCGATGCTCAAGTCGTCGCTGCTGGCGCCGATGCAGGCGATTGCAGAGGGGCGCAGCGTCGAGAGCTTCCAACCGTTCGCGTGGCATCCAGGGGCAGCGGTCACCACCGTCGTGGCCGCCGAGGGATATCCGGGTAGCGTGCGCTCGGGCGACGTGATCGCGCTGCCCGCTCCATGCGCCGGCGTGACCGTCTTCCACGCCGGCACGAAGCGCGACGCGAAGAGCCACGAGCTACTCACCGCTGGCGGACGCGTCGTGGCCGTGACCGCGGTCGCCGAGTCCCTGGAGAAGGCGCAGTCCCTGAGCGGCCGCAGTGCGGCGGATGTGCGCTTCGAGGGCCGGCAGTACCGCCGTGATATCGGCTGGCGCGAACTCGCACGGATGCAGTAG
- the mutM gene encoding bifunctional DNA-formamidopyrimidine glycosylase/DNA-(apurinic or apyrimidinic site) lyase, translating into MPELPETETIARDLDGALRGAVVRSVEVLRADVLRDPTRGGRALRGAAAAREAASFEGALTGTTIVRVWRRAKSIVLGLGERGSVVVTPRFTGALLLRDAERPRTLSSRDHGPRAAAATGAEGDPYSCILVSLDDGRRLAYRDVRRLGTVALLSPAQFTAWDQSLGPEPLDPALTAERFSGILRGSRRAVKSVLMDQARLAGVGNIYANESLFAAGLRPTRAAARVSRAQGAALLAALREILRASIAARGTTFRDYQDAYGGRGGFAAQLQVYGRGGLPCPRCGEPLRETHRLEGRSTVWCGSCQR; encoded by the coding sequence GTGCCCGAACTCCCAGAGACCGAAACCATTGCCCGCGACCTCGACGGCGCCCTCCGCGGCGCCGTTGTGCGTTCGGTCGAGGTGCTGCGAGCGGACGTGCTGCGCGACCCGACGCGGGGAGGACGCGCGTTGCGCGGAGCGGCAGCCGCGCGCGAGGCCGCGTCATTTGAAGGCGCACTGACCGGTACGACGATCGTGCGGGTCTGGCGGCGCGCGAAGTCGATTGTGCTTGGCCTCGGCGAGCGCGGCAGCGTCGTGGTCACCCCACGCTTCACCGGCGCGCTCTTGCTGCGCGACGCGGAGCGCCCGCGCACCCTCAGCTCGCGAGACCACGGGCCGCGAGCGGCCGCCGCGACGGGCGCCGAGGGTGACCCGTACTCCTGCATCCTCGTGTCACTCGACGATGGCCGTCGACTCGCCTACCGCGATGTCCGCCGCCTCGGCACGGTCGCCTTGCTCAGTCCGGCGCAGTTCACCGCATGGGACCAGAGCCTCGGCCCCGAGCCGCTTGACCCAGCCCTCACCGCCGAGCGATTTTCGGGAATCCTTCGGGGGTCGCGTCGCGCCGTGAAGTCCGTGTTGATGGATCAAGCTCGTCTAGCAGGCGTGGGCAACATCTACGCCAACGAGTCGCTGTTCGCGGCGGGACTGCGTCCCACGCGCGCCGCGGCCCGCGTGTCGCGCGCACAGGGAGCAGCGCTGCTCGCCGCGCTACGCGAGATCCTCCGCGCCAGCATCGCCGCCCGCGGCACGACATTTCGCGACTATCAGGACGCGTACGGTGGCCGTGGCGGCTTCGCCGCACAGCTGCAGGTCTACGGCCGCGGTGGACTGCCCTGCCCGCGCTGCGGCGAACCGCTGCGCGAGACGCATCGGCTGGAAGGCCGGAGCACCGTGTGGTGCGGGAGCTGCCAGCGATGA
- a CDS encoding GIY-YIG nuclease family protein codes for MSPRRRRRRGPLAPPKDVEMRIDNLLAVVKDTARNVPGVYRMTSAEGEVIYVGKAKALRTRLLSYFRAQYPKDKGARILREAATVTWEQQPSEFAALLRELRLIKQLKPRYNVAMKRDARYHAFVRISRGPAPRLQVVRAAGQDEHGTYYGPFRGALQLGDAIRELNDALGLRDCALGTPMFFADQVEFPNVAPRTPGCIRHEIGRCLGPCVAAVKEREYDAAFAAARAFLEGADDAPMHLLRGRMESASDSLDFERAAFWRDKLQRLEGLREQFVRLRFALESLSFTYDLPGVDGNDRTYIVRRGCIRDELPTPRDAAGRALLARRIAELTRGGRFVERTVPGHEVDEVLLVAGWFRKFPKELDRTTPFPTQAVAGQSA; via the coding sequence ATGAGCCCCCGCCGTCGTCGCCGCCGCGGTCCGCTCGCCCCGCCCAAGGATGTCGAGATGCGCATCGACAACCTGCTCGCGGTGGTGAAGGACACCGCGCGCAACGTCCCCGGGGTGTATCGCATGACCTCCGCGGAAGGCGAGGTCATCTACGTCGGAAAGGCCAAGGCGCTTCGCACCCGACTACTCAGCTACTTCCGCGCGCAGTATCCCAAGGACAAGGGCGCGCGGATCCTGCGCGAGGCCGCGACGGTCACCTGGGAACAGCAGCCCAGTGAGTTCGCCGCGCTCCTACGCGAGTTGCGCCTCATCAAGCAGCTCAAGCCACGCTACAACGTCGCGATGAAACGCGACGCGCGGTACCACGCCTTCGTGCGCATCTCGCGCGGGCCGGCCCCGCGGCTGCAGGTGGTGCGCGCGGCGGGACAGGACGAGCACGGCACCTACTACGGCCCCTTCCGCGGCGCCCTGCAACTTGGCGACGCCATCCGCGAGCTCAACGACGCGTTGGGACTCCGCGACTGTGCCCTCGGCACGCCGATGTTCTTCGCGGACCAGGTCGAGTTTCCCAACGTTGCCCCGCGCACACCCGGTTGCATCCGCCACGAGATCGGCCGCTGCCTCGGGCCCTGCGTGGCCGCCGTGAAGGAGCGCGAGTATGACGCCGCGTTTGCCGCGGCCCGCGCCTTCCTTGAAGGGGCCGACGACGCCCCGATGCATCTCCTGCGCGGCCGCATGGAATCCGCCAGCGACTCGCTCGATTTCGAACGCGCCGCCTTCTGGCGCGACAAGCTCCAGCGGCTCGAGGGCCTGCGCGAACAGTTCGTGCGTCTGCGATTCGCACTGGAGTCGCTGTCGTTCACCTACGACCTGCCGGGCGTGGACGGCAATGACCGCACCTACATCGTGCGTCGCGGCTGCATCCGCGACGAGCTGCCCACCCCGCGCGACGCGGCGGGACGCGCCCTGCTCGCACGGCGCATCGCCGAGCTGACCCGGGGTGGCCGCTTCGTTGAGCGCACGGTGCCGGGCCACGAAGTCGACGAAGTGCTGCTCGTTGCCGGCTGGTTCCGGAAGTTTCCCAAGGAGTTGGACCGTACCACCCCCTTCCCGACCCAAGCGGTAGCGGGCCAGAGCGCCTGA
- a CDS encoding TonB-dependent receptor, with protein MTTRQSCLILALLALGGAAVDAQARPDSTARDSAQAVEALRVRAAYAPRVIGSAAAVTIAPDAMPGAVVAPSMSEVMRRLPFVYIRQNSRGENEISVRGSESRQAAVLFEGVPLSLTWDARADVSAIPLTGAQSVDYVRGLSSLLAGPNAIGGVVSARLWEQHDAFRAPARVTRADLQIDQFGAARTALTAGGALKHSATSTLQARVGAGWRDTPGMVRPGSLDEAGTTDALRLNTDNRSLDAFAGLRYEHAQGRYLSGFVSMLDGERGVAPEMHVASPRLWRNPEVNRRIGAISAGTGAIRSRLGIGDAELSVGLTEGTIAINSYGDRTYSSVTGTERGEDRTLSLRGTFDQQLGERFVLRGSFTDAQVRYLETVNTNPTATYRQRLTSLASELDYRPMDRLTLTAGLSQDAATTTEAGGRTPLGRKSGLGWRGGATWLLPQRGLRLHASLSERKRFPALRELYSGALNRFEPNPALRPETARSGEVGASFVRGLMDVQVVAFTQQIDDAVVRITLPSTQFQRVNRDRFKSTGVELTAGTMLWGASLRGDLTLQRARIEDATISDPTQRMPEDVPERFGSLFLTAPLFAGLEGEARARFIGATQCSNPSSPSLSEQSGAEALDLGLTRRWSASRAWRAIRATLQMDNVFDRAMYDKCGLPQMGRTLRLGLTIG; from the coding sequence GTGACCACTCGTCAATCCTGCCTCATTCTCGCGCTGCTCGCCCTGGGCGGCGCCGCCGTGGACGCCCAGGCCCGTCCAGACTCCACCGCGCGAGACAGTGCCCAGGCCGTCGAAGCCCTTCGCGTCCGCGCCGCATACGCGCCACGCGTCATCGGCAGCGCCGCCGCCGTCACCATCGCGCCGGACGCGATGCCCGGTGCCGTCGTCGCCCCGTCGATGAGCGAGGTGATGCGCCGCCTGCCTTTCGTCTATATCCGCCAGAACTCGCGCGGCGAGAACGAGATCTCCGTCCGCGGCTCCGAGTCGCGGCAGGCCGCCGTGCTCTTCGAGGGCGTCCCCCTCTCGTTGACTTGGGACGCGCGCGCCGACGTCTCGGCCATCCCGCTCACCGGGGCTCAGAGTGTCGACTACGTGCGCGGCCTCTCGTCGCTGCTTGCCGGCCCGAACGCCATTGGTGGCGTGGTCAGCGCGCGGCTCTGGGAGCAGCACGATGCGTTCCGCGCCCCCGCCCGCGTCACGCGCGCGGACCTTCAGATCGACCAGTTCGGCGCGGCCCGCACGGCACTGACCGCCGGCGGCGCGCTCAAGCACTCGGCAACCAGCACGCTGCAGGCACGGGTCGGCGCTGGCTGGCGCGACACGCCCGGGATGGTGCGCCCGGGATCGCTCGACGAAGCGGGCACGACCGATGCCCTGCGGCTCAACACCGACAACCGCTCGCTCGACGCCTTCGCCGGCCTTCGCTATGAGCACGCCCAGGGCCGCTATCTCTCGGGCTTCGTGAGCATGCTCGACGGCGAGCGCGGCGTCGCCCCTGAGATGCACGTCGCATCGCCGCGCCTTTGGCGGAATCCTGAGGTCAACCGGCGCATCGGCGCCATCTCGGCTGGCACCGGCGCCATCAGGAGCCGCCTCGGCATCGGCGACGCCGAGCTCTCGGTCGGCCTCACGGAGGGCACGATCGCCATCAACAGTTACGGCGACCGGACCTACTCCAGCGTGACGGGCACCGAGCGCGGCGAGGACCGCACGCTTTCGCTGCGCGGCACCTTCGACCAGCAGCTCGGCGAGCGCTTCGTGCTGCGCGGCAGCTTCACGGATGCCCAGGTTCGGTATCTGGAGACGGTCAATACGAATCCGACCGCGACGTATCGCCAGCGGCTCACAAGCTTGGCCTCCGAGCTCGACTATCGCCCAATGGACAGGCTGACGCTCACCGCCGGCCTCTCGCAGGACGCCGCCACGACCACCGAAGCCGGCGGCCGCACGCCCCTGGGTCGCAAGTCCGGACTCGGCTGGCGCGGCGGCGCCACGTGGCTGCTGCCGCAGCGGGGACTGCGCCTCCACGCCTCACTCAGCGAGCGCAAGCGATTCCCCGCGCTGCGCGAGCTCTACTCCGGCGCGCTCAATCGCTTCGAACCGAACCCGGCGCTCCGCCCCGAGACGGCCCGCAGTGGCGAGGTCGGCGCAAGCTTCGTCCGCGGCCTGATGGACGTGCAGGTCGTCGCCTTCACGCAGCAGATCGACGACGCCGTCGTGCGCATCACCCTGCCGAGCACGCAGTTCCAACGCGTGAATCGCGACCGCTTCAAGAGCACCGGCGTCGAGCTCACCGCCGGCACGATGCTCTGGGGCGCCAGCCTTCGCGGCGACCTCACGCTGCAGCGCGCCCGCATCGAGGACGCCACGATCTCCGACCCCACGCAGCGCATGCCGGAGGATGTGCCGGAGCGTTTCGGCTCGCTGTTCCTCACCGCGCCGCTCTTCGCCGGGCTCGAGGGCGAGGCGCGCGCGCGCTTCATCGGCGCCACGCAGTGCTCAAATCCCTCATCGCCATCGCTCAGTGAGCAGTCGGGCGCCGAGGCGCTGGACCTCGGGCTCACCCGTCGCTGGTCGGCATCGCGCGCCTGGCGTGCCATCCGCGCCACCCTGCAGATGGACAACGTCTTTGACCGGGCGATGTACGACAAGTGCGGACTGCCGCAGATGGGGCGAACGCTGCGACTGGGGCTGACCATCGGCTAG